One Salmo salar chromosome ssa01, Ssal_v3.1, whole genome shotgun sequence DNA window includes the following coding sequences:
- the LOC106613508 gene encoding transmembrane protein 100-like yields MGCSSGRQPSASVLQSDLDCGSSIPPESPHRGDLVQPPESLSTLERLAQATGGTEKSWYRCVFPFGVISLVIGVAGTGVTFMYNTPDLHQTKVVSMVLLVIGMVMLLMAAVCWRDHRLKRRKKKEGGFFCSEQGTL; encoded by the coding sequence ATGGGCTGCTCCTCGGGACGACAACCCTCGGCCTCAGTGCTTCAATCAGACCTGGACTGTGGCAGCAGCATACCTCCGGAGTCCCCCCATAGAGGGGACCTGGTCCAACCCCCAGAGTCTCTCTCCACACTAGAACGACTAGCCCAGGCCACTGGCGGCACGGAGAAGTCTTGGTACCGCTGTGTGTTCCCATTTGGGGTGATCTCCCTGGTGATCGGTGTGGCAGGGACAGGGGTCACCTTCATGTATAACACGCCAGACCTGCACCAGACCAAGGTGGTGTCCATGGTGCTGCTGGTGATTGGGATGGTCATGCTGCTGATGGCGGCAGTCTGCTGGAGGGACCACAGGCTGAAGAGaaggaagaagaaggagggagggttCTTCTGCTCTGAACAGGGCACCTTGTGA